Below is a genomic region from Tripterygium wilfordii isolate XIE 37 chromosome 12, ASM1340144v1, whole genome shotgun sequence.
TCGAGCGTAGAACCTTCCGAGTCCATACAGTTTGACGTCCATATCCATAGGCTATTACGGAATTAGTTCCATATCAACAAGTAGTATACATTATAATCTAATTTGAATacatttatttgtttctttatctAATGACAATGACACTCACTAGCATGAGAAattctttcaagttttgtcctaCCTTTAGACCTTATCAACTTGTTCTTATTATATAATcaaatgcattcaattaataaacaatttagtgcaaaaaagaagaatgaattTAATAATTACCAATGGTGGTGCAGTTTTTGTTATTCTATCTCCAAGGAGAAGAAGCCGTCGGTAGCATATGATTCAGTAGTCAAAAAGTGGGATGAcgatattaaattaataaattcttTTAATTCTAATTTTAAGACATTTTTCGAATAAATAAATACAGTTGTTTTGAAATACCGTAGAGAAATATGTTTATGGTTGGAATCAAattttggacacacatatgtctaacccaaccgattgtcaaccgagctaTCTCTCGTTTCTAAATAAATACAATTAGTAGAAGCTAGCTTATCATTTTCTATGTCTATTGTCCAGTGGAGTTTAATAGTAAAGCCCAATGGATCTTATGGGCTTCGTTACCCGAGTGGGCTAGTAATGGGTAAATTCTTTTGGGTTAGAAAACGTTAGGCCCATTAATCTTGTTCACTTCCGCTACCCGAGTTGGGCTTTTCGTGGGTTAATACTTAATAACTTCTTGTTCGGGCCAAATTTATTTTGGGCTACAGGACGGCCCAGAAGCCTTCTCAGCGGGCTCAAAGCATCCATGTCCAATATCCATTTTGTAAGGAAATGACAAACAAGCCCATGTGTTTCAGGATGACACAAATTATTTGTGCATAAGCCGTCCAATGGCTCACAATGATTTCTGATTGAAGCTTTGAATGTTTGTGATTCATTCTTATCCTTGATAGTTGACATGCATAATATTTAACTTTTATTAAGTTTAAATCCATCATCATAAAAGTCTTTATCCATACTTTCTTTTTATATACAAACGAGGCACTAGGGAAGAGATACACAACGCTTCAAAGTGATATGAGAGAGGCTCACGACAAGACATTCCCTTAATTTCAAATTCGATAGTTTGAAGAAACATAGAGTCCCATATAAATCACACATTCACTACATTACCAAACAAGGTGGGATTATGGCAGGTAATGTCCGACTAATCCCACACTGAGCACGTCTTTatttcttctagcaaaaatccCAAGCTCTCTCCAGTGCTATCCTCACTAATAAACAAAATCTGATCGACCCTATCCTCATCGGACGCTCGATCCTCAAATATTGTTCTAGCTGAGCCTTCAACCACAGTTAGACCTTCTCACGTGCATTCTCATGCACATCTTTTGATCTTCAAGCTTACTGATTAGACCATTGGAGCCTCCTTGATCAGCACCCTCCTAGTTTTGAGAGATTTTCGGTTACCTACTTACCTTTGTTTACTTTTGTCCTAATTAATTTCTACTCGGGGTACTTGGAAAAAGATGTTTTTGGGGTAATTTGGTATATCATGAGTGTAAATGGACTCCTTCCTGCCAAACAAACATTTTCTAGCGTGCAATGTCCTTCCTAAATTTGACAAACAATGAGACCATAACACAAAACACTCCCATTGACTTTCCATTGCCATTGTTTTTATCAGTAATGACCAGACATCGTCTCGTTCCAACAAACAAGAAGCTAATCTGAGTtcaaaaagaaggggaaaaaaaaacactgataGAATGTGACATGCCTAAACACTAATGTGAGTTGTGATTTGTTAACTGGTCATGTACTTGGTCAACATTCACCGGCCACCAAATTGAGGAAAGAGATGCTGTGTGGCTGTCTCAACTCTTAAGAGGGAAAAAGTTATGTATAGTTGATCTTATAATGAAAGAACATGGACATCTTAGTCtcctaaaaacattaaatgtgATGAGGCACACCCTTTTTGATGAACCATTGAGCCTTATCCTTTACTTTTTAAGGAAGGGAATGTAGATAATAAGTACAGGGTGACTTGGATTAACAGTTGCCTTTgattcttttcttcttattcttcttgtttttgtcaTGGATCTCACTTGGTGGGAGGAGCTCTGTAGTATGCTGGAACCGTTGCTGGAAAGAACATTTGCCGTACTCCTTCAGCCTTAATAATGGGGAAGATGATTCCTGATGCACTCTGCAATTGAATACCTCAATTTAGCTCAAGTCTTGGCAAAATTAGAAACCAAACTCAGAAATTAGAGGGAAGTGGATACACACCGAGATCACTCTAGCTCCAATCCAGATTCGGTTAGGTGAAGGGAATGGCAATAGTAAACGACCAACACCGAAAACTGCAACAGCAAAGAAGTGGCAAACTAAACTTAAGGGGCGTGGGTTTAAACCCGACAGCAAAGAGACAGGTCCTGCTGAGAAAACCCCTCCAAGACTCAGATAATCAAAGCAAGCCTCGCgcatttcttttcttgcttCATCAGGCGAGGCACAAAACACCTTGTACAAAGCACCTGCCAGTGTGTTGATTGTGGATGCCACGGGCTGTAGATTACAACAGTAAGTGATATTAAATAGACTGCAAATTTTGGAGTATGCCTTAGTCGAAAAAAAAGGTGCTTTTGTGAAAGCCAGCGCCGCTATGGCTGCAGTAGAACCAAACACAAACACAGAACTAGAACTTACCTTACGCAATGTGTAGAAGGATTCAAGATATTTGCAAAGGGTAGGTGCATCATTCAAATCATGCAAAGGTCTCAGAAGATTCCGCAGCACGACAATATCAGAGAGTGCCACGGTCATTCCTCCCCCCGTTAGAGGATGGCGCATGTTGAATGCGTCCCCCATCAACAAAGCTCCAGGAGTAGGATAGGGAGAAGCTGGCATGCTTCTGTTTGGCATTGTTCTAAGGTTTCCCTTATCAACAGCAGCCACAAAGGAATCATGAATTTCTGGAGGAAGCTGCAAAATATTCATCCACAAGGTTAGTAAAACAGATGCATACATATGCATTTTCTACATAAATTGATAAAGTCcaagaaaaccttaaaaggccAAACTATAAATTCTCTGTGTAAGTGTCCAGACTATATACCTGTGGAGCCACCACAGTCTTCAAATACTTTGCCATATCGCCGTTCGAGATAGAGGGAACCTTCTGACCAGGTACATCAACAAGACAGCGAACCTCAGTACTACTGATAGGATAACACAAAATAGGGGAAGGATCTCCAAGGATAACATGTCCATGATTTGCATATGGAAGGTTGCAATTCTCTAGAACCAAACCAACAAAACAAGAAGGTACATCAACCTGTGGAAGATGAAGGGTGGGAAAAGTTAGTTTGTACATATAAATGGCCCGCCCTGCTGACATTTGTCAATGATTTTATGATGATGAGAATGGAACTGTTATCGCCTAACAAGATGAACAGCAGTGTCACCTTTGGTTTGCAGAGGGAGCGACGCAGGTTTGAGAAACAGCCATCACAAACAATGGTCAGAGGAGCATAGGCTTTAAGTTCCTCGCCGCTTTTAGTTTTGTACTGCACACCCCTAATTATCCCGTTTGCTTCTAGTAGAGAAGTAACAGTTCCTTGCTCCAATCGTACACTATCAATATCATAAATAAACACATAAGtcacaaagaacaaaaatacaGAAAGCAGAATGCAAACAAGATATACCAGCaacaaaaattgaatgaaactcgagaaggaagaaaagatacTTGGGAAGCAATGCAGCCTTCTGTCGCATCCTCTGTATGAAACGTCCATTGTGAAAACTCCTCCCTGAGACATCTGAGTGAAACTTTTCCAAGGGATAGGAAAGTCGAGTATTTTTCCCATCCTTAAACAAGGCATAGCCAAACACTCGCTGAGAATCAATTTCTTCAACACAATCTGCAGTAAACAATGACACTTAGTTCATTGGCAACATAGTCATACTACATTTCGAAAGAATGAATGAAATCATTAAATTATTGTCAACAATTCATCGTCATTCGTCAAACATAACCTTGAAGCAGTGCACATTATCAAAAGAATCTTGAAGCAGTGGAAATTTAACATAGTTGTGAAATTCAATTATCACCAACCTTCAAGTCCCAACTCAATCAATTTGAGGTAGCCCCCAGGTTGTAGCAATTCACCAACTATGCGGTCAGGCTCTGTCAAATCTCTTTCAATTACACGTACTCTACGTCCATCCTGCACTTCTAAGTACTTAATAAGTAATCAAGAAAATTTGTACTAAGAAGGTTCAAGTGTTGTCATACCGCAAAgtgatagggaaaaaaaatacttgaaCCAAACACTACTGTCTGATGCTGATgctagaaaggcttttaaaaaaaaaaaacagactcGTGCACAAGGACAGGCAGGATGTATGTAGAGAGGGTGTTTCCATAAATTTTCCTTTGCAGACACAAAGGacaatttaatttatatatcttTATGATTAATCATGGCACAAACTAATAGACAAGGTTAGCATGAATAGAAAGGCACAAGAATAACTCAAAAACTATTATAACAAAGAAAAACTTGCTCTAGATACCTGAGAACATTATCTGTGGTCCATCTGAAAATTGGAATCCTTAACCAGGAACACTGGATATAGTTTTATTATAAAACCAGATTTGTGACTCTAGCCCCACATTTCAGAGTGCATAAATTCCATTCAATGATAGATAATTACAGGATTGAGACAAGAACAGTATAATACTCAGAAATCTgatttaatatttgaaattatatttagcCATGGCCAAATTCCGGGTGTGATAACCATAACAAGGTTCATTTTTATATCTTGGTCCCCGCTAACACTATCAATCAGTTAGATATTCAATAAACATttaaatatgcaaaataaaaattctaTCTATTAGAAAAATTAAACGTCTCTTTGTCAGTTGATCATACAGAAATCTACACATCTTTGTATAACCAGTTGCCCACACTCAAACCACTTAAAAAAATAACCGAAGTTAGACGTGACCACGGAAAAAGAAGTTCCTAAAGATGTCACATTGACGAGtgtaaatatttaaaaaaattacaatcactagaaaatacttaaaatattataatcatCAGACAGAGACGCCTGAAGCCCCACAAATAAAAAAGGGCATCAATGGAATCGCAGAGTTTAATGACCTCATGAACAAGTTCATTATGATCTCCATTGTTGACAATATCAACAAGTCAAGTATGTTACACATCTCAGTTGCACACAAAGTCGGCATCCTCGCCATCATATAATTCCATAAATTCGAAATGAATTCCAGCAAATATCCAGAAAATTCATACGCGGTAGATTTATAAgccaaaaaatatattatacgcacatatataaagaaaacaaaatacataATACTTGCAGTGCTGGCAACCAGAAATATATACTTCGAATTCCTAGATATTACcggattttaaaaaattcaatgaaTTGGAGATGACATTTTTTACTCATTTAAGGCGTGTGTTCCTTATAATTTGGCAGAATGaaattgttttttatattttagaGAAACTAACAATAACAACAAACAGGCAAAAGATACTCCGTTTGGTAACCGACAAAAAAGAATGGAAAGAGGAAGAATAAAATTACCTTGCCGAGAGTGTGAGCAAGAGCGGCGCCGGCGACGCCGGCTCCTACAATGATGACGTCGACGTCGTCGCCATCGCCTTGACTAGATCTGCATTCTCCGTTTGTCGTGTTGAGGCTCTTCATGCCCTCTCTTCTCGCCTCCAAGATCGCTCTCTTCTCGTCATTCTTTCGCTTCAACACCACAAGGTACCAAGTGAAGAGGCCGAACACAGAGGCCAGGATCCAGCCGAGGACGTACTGATCCACCATTTTGCAATGCAAATCGAGAGAGAAGGACGAACACAAGAACAGTCTCTCTCGCTCTGTCCCGAAAGCAGAGTCTCGCTCTTTGGCTCTGGCAGAATTTGTTTGGTTGTGATTTGGTGGTTGTGTCTTCGCTGGctattccttctcttttcttttttttgaaatcgcCAGTCACGAAACAGAGCAGAGCACACGAGGACTTAAACGGAAGGCACGTATTCTTTTATAGGCCCCGCGATGTCACGCAGGCTTTACAAGATACGCTGAAAATGCTATCGTACACCGTATGTTATGTTTCCTTGTCAATTTGGCttaccttttttgttttttttttaaagaatcaaCTTGCCTTACTTTGAAgtgtcattttccttttt
It encodes:
- the LOC120011244 gene encoding squalene monooxygenase SE1-like encodes the protein MVDQYVLGWILASVFGLFTWYLVVLKRKNDEKRAILEARREGMKSLNTTNGECRSSQGDGDDVDVIIVGAGVAGAALAHTLGKDGRRVRVIERDLTEPDRIVGELLQPGGYLKLIELGLEDCVEEIDSQRVFGYALFKDGKNTRLSYPLEKFHSDVSGRSFHNGRFIQRMRQKAALLPNVRLEQGTVTSLLEANGIIRGVQYKTKSGEELKAYAPLTIVCDGCFSNLRRSLCKPKVDVPSCFVGLVLENCNLPYANHGHVILGDPSPILCYPISSTEVRCLVDVPGQKVPSISNGDMAKYLKTVVAPQLPPEIHDSFVAAVDKGNLRTMPNRSMPASPYPTPGALLMGDAFNMRHPLTGGGMTVALSDIVVLRNLLRPLHDLNDAPTLCKYLESFYTLRKPVASTINTLAGALYKVFCASPDEARKEMREACFDYLSLGGVFSAGPVSLLSGLNPRPLSLVCHFFAVAVFGVGRLLLPFPSPNRIWIGARVISSASGIIFPIIKAEGVRQMFFPATVPAYYRAPPTK